In the Candidatus Nealsonbacteria bacterium genome, one interval contains:
- a CDS encoding S1C family serine protease: MAKNAFKILIIFIIGTAGGIFADQIFWPYFIERPLFFEYKLDKPPIYINETKQVFVQENVALQEAVDKLEKVVVGVRTETKSKKILEGSGLIITSDGLIITLAELLPKESKTTIFFDGKVFSPKVLLTKDKFALLKVNENNLPTTGFADFEKIKLGQRVFLIGVFFEGIKPQKIVNEGIIRYLNEEEINTSIFDKKNLQGSPMFNIEGNVLGLNIFDEEGRATSIPIAKIKEFLGF, translated from the coding sequence ATGGCCAAAAACGCTTTTAAAATTTTAATTATTTTTATTATCGGAACAGCCGGCGGTATTTTCGCCGACCAAATTTTCTGGCCTTATTTTATAGAAAGGCCTCTTTTTTTTGAATATAAACTGGATAAGCCTCCGATTTATATCAATGAAACCAAGCAAGTTTTTGTCCAAGAAAATGTTGCTCTTCAAGAAGCAGTGGATAAATTGGAAAAAGTCGTGGTGGGAGTCAGGACCGAAACTAAGAGCAAAAAAATACTCGAGGGCTCCGGTTTAATCATAACTTCCGACGGATTGATAATTACCTTGGCCGAGCTTTTGCCCAAAGAATCAAAAACTACAATATTTTTTGACGGAAAGGTTTTTTCTCCGAAAGTTCTTTTAACAAAAGATAAATTCGCCTTATTAAAAGTTAATGAAAATAATTTGCCGACCACCGGATTTGCTGATTTTGAAAAAATAAAACTAGGCCAAAGAGTTTTTTTAATCGGAGTATTTTTTGAAGGAATAAAGCCTCAAAAAATTGTAAACGAAGGGATAATCAGGTATTTGAATGAAGAAGAAATTAATACCAGTATTTTCGATAAAAAAAACTTACAGGGCAGTCCTATGTTTAACATTGAAGGTAATGTTTTAGGACTAAATATCTTTGACGAAGAGGGAAGAGCAACTTCTATTCCTATCGCAAAAATTAAAGAATTTCTCGGTTTTTAA